CTGTTATTTCTTGAAGAGGTAAAATAAATGGTTTCGGAATCCCAAGACCAGCTATCAACTTCATCTGAAGCATCATGAAAGGTAAGTTGATTAATGGCACCGCCATTTAAGGGCATGACATATATGTCTTTATTTCCAAACTGACTTGATGTAAAGGCCAGCCACTTGCCATCTGGGGAAATTCTAGGCAGACTTTCTTCTCCATCCATAGCTGTAATCCGAACCGCAAGGCCACCACGGGAAGATACTTTCCATAAATCGCCATCATAGGCGTAAATGATGGTTTCTGCATCGGGGGATAGTGTAGGGTCTGATAAAAAATAGGCTTCTTGAGCGCTAGTGTTTTGAATAAAAAGAAAAGAAAAAACGACAACGGATAAAGTAAAAAGTGCTTTCATTTAGGAAGTGCTAAGGTTACCTGTGAAAGATACAAAAAAAGTTGTTTTTTAAATTGGAATAAAAAGGAGTAGAAGTATGTGCTCTCTTTCAACTCATATGTTCTCCTAAATAGAACGTTCTGTGAACGTATAGAGATTATTCTTTTTTAACGCGATAGGTAATTTTTCTATTGGTAATTGCACTTGCTCCAAATGTTAAACTTACCGTGCCATCATCACATAATCTGCTCGTATCGGTGAAAGCCATGCTGCATATAGAGGGTAGTGTACTTCCGCTATTATCCATAAACTGACCAATAATAATATTGCTGGCTAAGGCTGTTCTGAGCGGCGAAAAAGCAGGGGCCACCGTATAATTGACAGTAGTGCCATTTGCCGTGTAGCTTATAGTACCATTTAATGAATTATAGGCGATGCTGTAAGTGGCAGAATTGGGTAAAAAATTACCTAAACTTTGGGTAATTGTTAAGGGTAAGTTCGTAGAACCGTTTATCAAATTTAGAGTAATTCCTAGGGTGTTGGCACCAATATGGTAAACTCTGAAATTTCCTCCACTAACAATATCGGCCGTACCTTCTTGATCTCTATATTCAAAATCTAATTGAAAACTGGTAAAATTAAAAATACCGCCTGTATTAGGCACTACAACATCTAATCCCGCAGAACCTCCAGATGCTGTTGAGGGTATTCGTAAACCACAGGCGGTCTGGACCGCATTGGTATTTATCGATGTAGCATTAGGACCAATAGTTGCGGTAGTTAGTGGGGTTGAATTAAAATCGAATTGAGAAATTATGTTGTTTGGGCTACCATCATCGCAAACACGGTATTCAAAGGAATCAGTGCCTATAAAGCCTGGGTTAGGAGCAAAGGTAAAACTCCCATCGCTATTTAGAACAAGGCTGCCATTGGTTGGATTGCTTATGGGCGTTGTAATAACTGAGAGACTTCCGACACCATTAGCATCTGTATCGTTATGTAAAACTCCGTTTACCGCCGAAATTACTAAATCGTTATTGAATGAACCTACGTAATTGTCCGTGTTGGCCACGGGCGATGATTTCTGAGACCAAAGTGTTGAACTAGCTATAAAAAATAGCATCCTTAAGAAATATAAAATAGCTGCTTTACTTTCCATAAGGTCAAAAGTAGTAGAAAGCTAAGTATTTAAATAAAAATTGTTGCGAACTATTCAATACCTGTTGTCGACATGAAAAATTAGGCTTATAAACACATTAAAGCTTTGTTTTTCAAGTGTTTATTAGGGTAAAATTCTTACAAAATTGTTCTTCAGTTTTAGGATTTATACAAATAAAAGCACTAGTGTTAAAACAGCTCCCCCTAAGGCAAAGTATATGCCTTTTTTAAAGATTGGCATTTTTGGAGCGTACATCCAAAATGCCGATAAAACGAAAAAGAGAAGTGCTACACCAAAAAAGATGTTGAGATAATAAAGGGGACTTTTGGTTGATGCTTTATGCAATTTTTGCATTTTATCAAGAACAAAAGGAACTTCCATTGTTTTTAGTACCG
The sequence above is drawn from the Cellulophaga sp. Hel_I_12 genome and encodes:
- a CDS encoding Ig-like domain-containing protein translates to MESKAAILYFLRMLFFIASSTLWSQKSSPVANTDNYVGSFNNDLVISAVNGVLHNDTDANGVGSLSVITTPISNPTNGSLVLNSDGSFTFAPNPGFIGTDSFEYRVCDDGSPNNIISQFDFNSTPLTTATIGPNATSINTNAVQTACGLRIPSTASGGSAGLDVVVPNTGGIFNFTSFQLDFEYRDQEGTADIVSGGNFRVYHIGANTLGITLNLINGSTNLPLTITQSLGNFLPNSATYSIAYNSLNGTISYTANGTTVNYTVAPAFSPLRTALASNIIIGQFMDNSGSTLPSICSMAFTDTSRLCDDGTVSLTFGASAITNRKITYRVKKE